TAGAGTTACATTTTACAGGCCATGCCCATGCCACAGCAAATTTGTACCAAACAATTGCAATTTTGCAATATGCCTAAAGGCTAAAAACAAGCTCGTTAATTTGGGGTAGCAAAGAAACCTCTGTACAAAACCTAGATCATCAGTCACATAAGCGCCCTGTCCCTGCCCCTGCCTCTGCCTCTTCAATCGTCCCTAatctataatttatattagaagTGGTAGATTAAATataactgaaaaattaaaatactataTAGAGGCTAGTCAATGAATGACTCAATCTCAATTGAGGATGAGTCTTTGGTATTTGGTTTCAGTAGCAGCGTCTGAGCCATCACAAAGAATCCTTTTTCTATTGACTTTACCACAGTTGTTTAGCATGTTGCAACCTGGAATGTTGCCCAATGAGTCTTGCTGGAGGAGGAGCTGGGGCTGCGGTGGTGGTGGAGGCGGCGGCGGTGAAGGAATGGTCACTGGTGGGATCTCAAAGGACTCAAGTGGTGGGGGTGGGTGTCTCCATTGAGGCAGTGGCCCTGCTAAGAGAAGGGTTTGTAAAAGGGGGCCTGCTTTCATTACAGCCTGTAAAAGCTTCCCCTTTTCAGGTAATGGCTTCTCAGGCTGTAACTCAATTGCTGCTTCTGGTACGGACTTTGGTCCTTGTGCTTGTGCTTGTTGTAAATTTTGTGATGGCGGTTGTGGAATTGGGTCAATGACTGGAGATGAAACAATGCTTTCTTCACAATCTGATGATGAGAAGCCATTGTTGGAGTCAATTCCCCTTCTGGGTTCATCCTCAATGCTTGAAATTCCCGACAAAGGAGCAGCTGCTTGTTGTTGCTGCTGTAATTGCTGCTGCTGATgctgttgttgctgttgaAGCAAAATCTTCTCACAGACAAGTCTTTGGCATTTCTCTTGAGCAACATCTCTTTCTCTGATGACTTTACTCAACAGATCTTTGAGATGAACTAACTGATCATCTCTCTTTTTGAGCTCCTCTTGAACTGCTAGCCTTGTCTGTTCCAGCTCCAGCGTTGTGTACAAAAGCGAATGCCTTAGATCTTCCATACTCTGCACCACCACAAGCATAAAACTTAATTAGTACCAAAATCTTGCAAAACAAAACACACACCACCTTTACACATAACTTAATTATAAACAAAGAAATGTGATACCTTTCCTTGGCAGTAGTAGGCAAAACTGAGAAGAGGGTTTCGTTGATTATCCATGGACTCAGTAAAGAAATAGAATTTAGCAAGAAATTTTGGTACTTTtttgagaaagagagagagtggGAAAGAGGGGCGTTTTTGGGAGGGTTTAGGAGTGAGTGGTACTTCTTGTAGGTCTTATTATAAGTAAGAGTTGTTGccactgttttctttttctttttcttttttttttttctttttcccccccttcagttgctgttgttgttgcgggtgttaatttttttttcctcaccGGAGGTGTATACAAAAGCACAAAAGGCCAAAAAgcctaacaataataataatcctatgctgactctctctctctctctttctcactCAATCCAGTTCAGTCTTTTGTACCGAGAGTCTCCTGTTACCATCCCCAAAACTTGTAGCGAGAAGAATCACATCTCAGCGGTAAAAGCGGGGCTACAATTCCAAAACTAGTCTTAGGTTTTCTCTACCCTTTTTCACTAcagttttgtttctttttttttagtgctTACTACACGCATTCATCTATCAATCTCTACGATAAATCTGTGACTATGGCACTCAAATGTTACCATATTCCAGGGCATCGATACCGTCAAATGATAAGATTTTGTTAACTTTGTAACCTCATAATAGTATCTAGATTGTGGAATAACAAGTCTGGATTCTTTTGATAGATGCTTTTGTTAACTTAAGATGTAAAACTTATAACTTACACAGAGATGCAATATACTCGAGGGTTGTGTTTATTtaccataaaaatgatttagtagACAATGTTGATTAATGAATTATTTCTGTTGTTTATTAATTCATCGTCCATATCATTACTCGgaagaaaaacaataaattataacttgTCAACTTAAACTGAGTTTAAAcagataataatataatgtttAAGTCCTAACTAAATATactataataatgaaatataaacCTTAGCTAAATTTAGTctttgagaaataataattgaagcGTGTTgattaatgataaatttcaaacattttcaacaCCATGAAACTAATTTGTAGCTTGCCGTTTGCTTTTGCTTGGGTAAATAATTGAGTTAGTTTTACCATGGTGAATTCTCTCCCGCTACGCAACAAAATTTGTGTAAAAAATTTTGGCACGTGGGCTGCCTGACGTTGTAAAATCCAAACCGTGTTAATCtcttgggttttttttttttctttttttttttataaatattgacTGGATTGATCGGCTGTTACTGAGctgatttttgtattttacttTTCTGGGAAAACAAGGTATAAATTctgggggggaaaaaaaaaagtcgttttaaaatttcttttggtatgttccattttttgtttatttatttcaacGAGAAAGCTCCTCACGTGaaaaacacaaataataaaaggCCGTAGTCTGCTGAACAAATTTGACTGTTTCACTACTAGTACAGTAGtactaaatgaaattaaattaaagataatattagGTATAGTTCTTTTAACGTTTATTTGGAAACTCGAGAGAATTTTCGTTTTcttggtttaaaaaaaaaattgtatccCCAAATGAATAATCTACTCAGCCGAATTTGGTCTTCccacttttcaatttttcatattctttatttgttgGTGGAATAATGTGCCAATTCATCTGAAGAGATGaatgttttagaaaaaaaaaattcttttgtttaataattaagttcAAAAGGTAGCAGTATAATAGTTCCAAATGTCATTTGACATTGTAGAtaagaagtaaaataatattaatatatttttcaattatttgaattacaaACTATGGTtattagccttttttttttattacatgagaccAATACtcagattacaactcatattatataaaatttacatttacttCACTCACATTTCGAAATTGTCTTCACTTAATTATATGCTATAATTAAAGAAGGAAATAAGCCCCTACATGCGTTGTGAGGGCTCGAACCGCTGCCCTCACAGTTGTGAGTGTAGGGTCCTAGCCACTGGGCATtgttatctctctctctctctctctctctctctctctctctatatatatatatatatatatcttatttgccatatatatatattggctCAACttattttcaagattttattttgaaacaaataacttccaaacaaattaaattttgaaagataCCCGAGTTTATAATTGAGATTTGAGctcataattaatgaaatttaaccGAAAAAGCTTCGAATATCATTATTAGGTTGGCAATGATATTATTTCTATAGTCGGAAAACTTTGAAACTAAAGATTATATGCCCAAATCTAAATCTGACACCAATAATCTAATGtcaacttaaaattaaatggaaaaagatCATAGTTTCTTTACATTAAGAAgtacttcaaaaattaattgaatttgagcTCTAAATGAggaattttgataaaaatgtgATGAAAACGTTAGATTGGCAATCACTTGATTTCGGGTAAGTCgaaaaaatgtgaaatgaGATATTATCATTTGATCTCAATCTGACACGAATAACTCAAAGTCAAcctaaaatcaaacaaatgcTTATCATAGACCTTAAGATACATACtttgagaaaattaatatttgaagtACTTCTTAAAAACAagacacacatttttttcattataaaattgttttacTCAAATAAACCAAATCATATTCCAAGTTTGATGCCAAATGGATCCAACATTCACTTGGTCTCTTATAGTATTaagtttttcaattaaatcatttatattttatacccacattttataaatctttatttaaatagtcGTTATAAAATCCTATCATTGAAACCGTTAAGCAtgtaaaaacttttattttaattaaatactctTGTCATGTAAAAAAAAGaggccatttttttttcccgcaAAGGAACACTATCTATATTGAAGAAATGGAACTAAGAACTAGCTGTTCTACCATCAGGAAACAATTATCATCATCCGCATGTCTTCTTtgacaaaacccaaaaaaacaaattaatgatagAAACTATCAAATACATTGGCATCGCATGCCACTCGTTTTTTTGACTTGTGGAATGTTTGCATGTGCCATAAATTCTCACCATGcatagaataataaaaataataacaacaataactAGACTAATAAAATTGTGTGTacttgtgtatatatataaatatcttCGATCTATTTTGGTATGTCATGTTCACAAGAATAAATAAGGGTCAATGGTTTGGGTTTTATTAGTCACAAAAAGGAGCTGGTAACCAAACTTTCTCACCGATCTTTGCCCTAAAGAAAGGTAACCGGGACCActtttgttttgaacatcAAAAGTCATCCGTGTGAGTATGAGCTAGGCTTCCATTTGACTATTTTGTGACTCTCTTGCTCActtatagaaaatatttaatactttGAAGATGATTGATTGCTCGTTTGAGAGtggttttataaataaataaatgaggttaagcaaaagaaagagaatttAGGTATGGATAATTTCCGAAAATCTTATAAGAGAACTTTGGTGCCGATGGATAATTTCCGAATATGAACAAAATATTAGGTACGGATATGTTTTATATGAGAATTTATAGGACTTTTTATGTTACAGAAAAAGTATTAAGCTTAAATTTCCGaaaatgttatttaaattagacCAACAAACcgtcttaattatttgaactAGTTGAGTTCAGTCACATTTAaccataatatatataattagtgTGTGACGTGTGTCTATAAATGTGGtttctagggatggcaatttttCCTGTTAAAATCTCGTTTGAAAAGGcattaaaacatatttttgtcccaaaaaaataaagggacGGGactttgacatttttttttatctcattttcatATACGAGAGTACGAGACAAGACTGGGATTGATAAAGCCTATTCCATTCCATCTCATTACCAACCCTAGTTGTTGGTtcgatttattattatattattgaattattagATATTTAATATGGTTGGAATTGATTGCTATCCAAATCTATAGTTTTTGAAGTGTAAGTCTTAATATTAATGTGCAATGGAAGCAAacagacaaataaaaaatgttagtataaaattatatttgaacgTGCATGCagtcaaaataaaactattttttgattattctactttgtatttatttaaattttttactatattgaattatgataatccttaaaaaaatggtcaaaatttatttatttacatttggtACTGTTCAGAACAATGAGATAGGACGAGATATTTAACGAAACGGGACTAAGATAAatttttgtcccaaaaaattaaaaggacgGGGATGTGACTTTTTTTTATCCCACTTACATATACAAGACATAATTGGGATTGACAAATCTTATTCCATTCCATCCCATTGTCAAGCCTAATGCTTTCGTTATCATGAGCATTAATGCAAATAGTCTTCGAGATAGAAAGTAATATTAGCCACATCAGTTACAAAAATTATGGTGAAGGTTCTTGAATTTCATTAAAGTGTACGAAAGCTGTTACACTATATGGTGTAATGGTGTATGCAAATTCATTGTATAGGCTACATGGTATATTAGTGTTTTTATCATTCTTCATTCAATTAACTAATATACCATATGGTGTGTACAATAAatcaacattttaaaatatgcaagCATCTGTACCtgacattatatatataatataatataatataatataattttgtagTGTGGGCACcaatagacaaaaaaaatatagtctCTTAACATaatgaaatctttttttttttttttgtattttactcACATCCCCACTTTAACAAAATGAGAATGTTTTCATTAGAGAATGactctatatatatgtgtttgTGTCGGATAAATTACTTTACATTGGAATGAGTGTTTTTAATCTATCACGTACTTTAAAAACTTAAGAAATCCCtattagaaaattatatatagagCGTCATGCCAAAGTGTAGATGCCCTTGCtagaatgattatatatatttaaaaacttatattttttatttgttagtgACATCATCACTTTcttcattttaacaaaaaaaaaaagatatcctcattagaatatattttttaatttattcattattttaataacttaaggGATCcgttaagttattaaaataataaataaataagtaaaacatACATTTCATTATATTGTGTCCTATGGTGTATTAGTGTACatgttttttgtgtttttttaattttttttcttactttagaTCCCTTATATGAGgtttatcaaatataatttaagtaaatgaaaaattctaTATGTAGGACAGGTTTACGATATGAGACTCtcaaaaaaattctctaaCATTACCATGAATTACTCATTTGTGTTGATTAGTTTAATATGCATGTGTTTGGTGTATGCTTTTGATGGGTTAGTGATTgttaataagttatttaaaaGGGTACATTtgtggaaataattttttcacttcGGAAAAGGAATGAGGAAAATCCATAACAATAATCCAAAGTTTCGAATCAAATGGAATCAATAAAACGGGCACCGTGCCTTTATGTCCCATCCAAGGGGCTAATTATATTTGTCCATTTTCGTTTTAACTTTTTCACATTAACCTGCATATGCAAGGCGCAAGCTTATGCCCTAGGTAACCCCACCTTTAACCATCAAGTCTAGATTcccttttttcttaataattgttttttttttctaattaagattatattgttaaattcCAAATATAGATAATAATAAGTGCTAAACGTGtgtgtttaccaaatacttcatttattgtgaaatgtgAATCGATTATTAGTATATTGTatgatcaaaataaattttaatcacaTGGGAGAGTTGTTTGGCTTGTGTATACACCCATGAACTGTGTACAACGTTGTTTGTAAACTTGAACAATTATGAACGTAGTTAAACCAAAAGATAATTATGTAAtcttttgatgatattatcaAGATCACATCAtgataaataatgtaaatcttgtttgaaattgaggttGGATAGCTaatcttaaaagttacagtactaaattatttggtaaacactaactgctgCGGCTTGGAAGCtgtataaatatgattttttattcatatgataaaaattatattatatttttaataattttattaaaattattatttaaaaattatatttactatatattattaacttttattttataattacaattttttttttcctcacaACAACCGTACATTTTAAGTTATAACATCTCGATCCGGCGTAATGTTTGAACAATCTAACTTTGGAAAACTAGGCGGCGGCCTCAAAAAGTGCATGTTACACAATTTGAATTATGAAGTTGACGGGTCAAAATTCGAAACTAACGTAACATGTTTAACGGTACAAGGCATATGCTAGCAGCCTCATTCTTGTCATATATACCTCATTACACAaacagaaatttaattttttgttggacaaattaaaataaaaaagtaaaaaaccaTGTGTggtttcttattttatattactaaAGATGTCTAACATTTCATGTTCTTTTATTAGCAATCATAAGAGAATTTCTTAAGTGGCAAGCAAAAGAATTTATAACTTGTTTCGTGTTTTTATTCTTATCCACGgttgagaaaattaaattaaactcaCTGGAACTTTTTATCCATTGACAAAAGTAGTCACTATTTTGAGTTTCCCATGTGGTGTTTATATCAGGCATGTTAtgagataataataatgatcatTATAGTCATAATAATAGTGTACATGCCAATTGCTAATAAttatcttaattaataaataaataatataaaagacaATTAACACGATCGAGAGACCCCATCagaataaagaattttatttcatctccaattgaatttttttattttttttataaaaaaaaaaaaaaaagtagcagACGACAAGAAGTATCATAAGAGAATTACTTTTACCAACATAACTATTCAttatacttttaaattatgaatatttttaattattccaCACACACAATAAACTATTGCAAGATGAATATTTTGGTGGGCACCCATTGTTTCAATCATGCAAAATGGTCCACATTTATCGTATCTAAAATGTGGTGCGGCTGGTGCCCGAACCATGATCTGGTTGGCAACATCGGCGGCACAATTCTATTGTCagaagaaattataataagttaattAGTAACTGAATTAACAAAACCATAATAAGGTTACCCAATTGCGATACCTTGACTTAAGAAGCAAAAACATTTATCCATGGGTTCTCCATTTATGTTGTGAATTTCGGTCGGCCAATTTGAGtttcattattattgaattgttCCTCTTATATTCTAAGACGATCAAGCTCTTGTTTATGataatttctaataaacaCTTTTGTTTCTCATGAAACCGGGAATCGATGCCACTCTCTTTTTGAGGTTATTTGTGGTGGTAATTAACACTAACAAGCAAGTAGaaagaatcaattaaaataatattaaactatgTGCTATTTTTTCAAGTTATGTGATCATTATGTTGTAGGTAGTTACATCAAAGATGGCTTAAAGCTATAATGAACTTCATCAAAGCAAAAGAGGCAGAGCGGTTATTCAAAAGAGCTAACGAATTTCTTTTGCGACATACAGTTAGAGGAACATTATTTATTGATCCAACAAAAGCCTTGTACCTTAACATGATTTATTCCTTTGACTCTAGTACTTTTTAGTACAATGAGGGttacaattttattcatattctaCATGAAATTAGATAATGAAAAACAGAAATTGTACAACCTAAGACGGTTAGCATCTATACTAAGAATCCTTGTAATATTAATCATGTACTTGATATTACATGATTACTACAGATATGGAGTCTAGGTTTGGACGGTATAACCTTATGATCAAATTTTCAGCGCTCTCGGTGTATATTCTTTgatctattaaatttttattgttacgtgtgtatttatttttacatgatTGATtgagagatatatatatatatatatgtgtgtgtggcGAAAATTTAACAAGAGATGGTGTATGCaccaaaagaataaaaaaatttatcaattttttagagaccatattataaacttaaattataaaaaatacaacgTTATATGGCATGTTATATCATCTACACATGTACGAtccatattatttatttgtttttaattctttgaaaaaataagacatGAGACAATGATATAACACAGACACTTTAGTTTGTGAAAAATCACGTGATTAGTTGAGAGTATTATATAATACTCTTtacttatattaaattttattactgcaCGTGTATTTACTTTTTGCATGACTGATTGAAATACATGTGACGAGAATTTGAAAAGAGATGATTAATACAGTAGAAGAACCAAAATTTTCTCAGCTTTTTGAGATGAGATAATTAACCGTtagttcaaataaatataacatacTATAACATGTTATATCATTGTCACATGTATGtttcatattaatttcttttatttatttgaaaatatgagacatgagatatattatattgatattttggTTTGTAGaaagttaatttatatattctgTGTCCATGTGATTGATTTTGTGCCCAACTAAATCTAAATAATGTGATGCTTGTTTTTTGTTCCTTATGCCCCTAATTAAAACGACTAATCATGCAAACTGTCACCAATACAAGATTTAACATATTATCTACAAACTTAAATTCATATcaaatcaaaaagaaaatttcataataaaaacacaattcaTATACAAATTAGACTTATGAGGTTACTTCAATTCAAAGCTCCCATGTACCCTGTTAATACTACCCAGATTGCGTACGAATCAGATCACGAAATCAACGGCCAAGATTTCAAGTCTACGGAAGTGGGGTCCCCAGCGGCTAATATCTGTCGGGAAAATCATGGATGCCACCTTTGTTAACCGTGTGGGtccatcaaaaagaaaaaattataattatcgggaaaaaaaaaaaaagaagaagaatagcAGAACGGGTCGCTTGTTCATTTCATCGCCTCTTGAATCTTTAGGTGGGTCGTCAATTCAatctcaaatcaaatcaattttttttttagtatataatttttagggtTCTTTGGAATCCCAAGTGGTCGTTACACTAAAGTTAAAGCTCTAACCAAGTTTGtactataatattattatattaatgagaTAATATTCCATcaaaatgtgtttttattataataataataatgatttaataGATGTTAGATTTGAAGGGCCATTGAGATTATTGAAGAATATTAATGGGGCCTTATGAACTAACTACCAACTTGTATATATGATCATGCATGTGAGATTTCTTGTTCGTTGGGTGCAAAGATATGAATTTagcctctcttttctctctctctctctctctttttgtcGAGTGATAAGAATTACATTGATATGAGTTATTAAATTAGACattaatctttaaaatgtGTTGTTGTCACACAAGATCCATCggttatttacaatttaaacccaataagatgaaaattttaagttctAATTCGTGTTAGCATGGGCAACACAAGTACAtcgttttatttttgttttgggaaattatcatttgtatacccttagtttactccattatcaaaaatactacaacactttgagggtgtatcaatcgtccaccctaagttgacaaaatgtatcagctgaccaccaaaccgttagttgccgtttaagtatgatgacatcagaagggtaatttggtcttttcatatgatacaagtgataatttaagggtatacaagtgataaaaagagaatttaagggtatacaagtgataattttcaagggtaaaatcgtcaattcactgtacttccgttaactttcaaacggcaactaacggtttggtggtcggctgatacattttgtcaactaagggtggacgattgatacaccctcaaagtgttgtagtatttttgataacagagcaaatatagggtatacgaatgataattttccttttgtttttgacTATTACGTTAGAGAGTATAACATAAATACTCATAGATACAGTCTACTATATTTGTTAAAAGAGAGATTGCCAATTTTctttactaaaattaatatatatatcaattatctctctattattttcataatatccaAAAGGCAAATAggtaatttatttgataatttagcttgggaatataaaatttatttatttatttaaagaaaatatttaaaaaataaagaaaacacaag
This window of the Citrus sinensis cultivar Valencia sweet orange chromosome 8, DVS_A1.0, whole genome shotgun sequence genome carries:
- the LOC102629130 gene encoding uncharacterized protein LOC102629130 codes for the protein MDNQRNPLLSFAYYCQGKSMEDLRHSLLYTTLELEQTRLAVQEELKKRDDQLVHLKDLLSKVIRERDVAQEKCQRLVCEKILLQQQQQHQQQQLQQQQQAAAPLSGISSIEDEPRRGIDSNNGFSSSDCEESIVSSPVIDPIPQPPSQNLQQAQAQGPKSVPEAAIELQPEKPLPEKGKLLQAVMKAGPLLQTLLLAGPLPQWRHPPPPLESFEIPPVTIPSPPPPPPPPQPQLLLQQDSLGNIPGCNMLNNCGKVNRKRILCDGSDAATETKYQRLILN